A section of the Papio anubis isolate 15944 chromosome 2, Panubis1.0, whole genome shotgun sequence genome encodes:
- the TTC14 gene encoding tetratricopeptide repeat protein 14 isoform X6 — protein MDRDLLRQSLNCHGSSLLSLLRSEQQDNPHFRSLLGSAAEPTRGPPPQQPLQGRKEKRVDNIEIQKFISKKADLLFALSWKSDAPATSEINEDSEDHYAVMPPLEQFMEIPSMDRRELFFRDIERGDIVIGRISSIREFGFFMVLICLGSGIMRDIAHLEITALCPLRDVPSHSNHGDPLSYYQTGDIIRAGIKDIDRYHEKLAVSLYSSSLPPHLSGIKLGVISSEELPLYYRRSVELNSNSLESYENIMQSSLGFVNPGVVEFLLEKLGIDESNPPSLMRGLQSKNFSEDDFASALRKKQSASWALKCVKIGVDYFKVGRHVDAMNEYNKALEIDKQNVEALVARGALYATKGSLNKAIEDFELALENCPTHRNARKYLCQTLVERGGQLEEEEKFLNAESYYKKALALDETFKDAEDALQKLHKYMQKSLELREKQAEKEEKQKTKKIETSAEKLRKLLKEEKRLKKKRRKSTSSSSSVSSADESVSSSSSSSSSGHKRHKKHKRNRSESSRSSRRHSSRASSSQIDQNRKDECYPVPANTSASFLNHKQEVEKLLGKQDRLQYEKTQIKEKDRCPLSSSSLEIPDDFGVYSYLFKKLPIKQPQAGPSGGIPEEGIVIIDDSSIHVTDPEDLQVGQDMEVEDSSIDDPDHGTN, from the exons ATGGACCGGGACCTTCTGCGGCAGTCGCTAAATTGCCATGGGTCTTCTTTGCTCTCTCTACTCCGGAGCGAACAGCAGGATAATCCACACTTCCGAAGCCTCCTGGGGTCGGCCGCCGAGCCAACCCGGGGCCCGCCGCCCCAGCAGCCGTTGCAGGGCAG aaaagagaagagagttgACAACATCGAGATACAGAAATTCATCTCCAAAAAAGCAGATCTTCTTTTTGCACTTTCCTGGAAATCAGATGCACCTGCAACTTCTGAAATTAATGAAGATAGTGAAG atcattaTGCAGTCATGCCACCTTTAGAGCAATTCATGGAGATACCTAGTATGGATCGAAGAGAGCTGTTTTTCCGAGATATTGAGCGTGGTGATATAGTGATTGGAAGAATTAGTTCTATTCGGGAATTCGGTTTTTTCATGGTGTTGATCTGTTTAGGAAGTGGTATCATGAGAGATATAGCCCACTTAGAAATCACA GCTCTTTGTCCCTTAAGAGATGTGCCGTCTCACAGTAACCATGGGGATCCTTTATCATATTACCAAACTGGTGACATCATCCGAG ctggAATCAAGGATATTGACAGATACCACGAAAAGCTGGCAGTATCTCTATATAGCTCTTCTCTTCCACCACACCTATCTGGTATTAAATTAGGTGTAATTAGCTCTGAAGAGCTTCCTTTGTACTACAg gagaaGTGTTGAACTAAATAGCAATTCTTTGGAGTCCTATGAAAATATCATGCAGAGTTCCTTAGGATTTGTTAATCCAGGAGTAGTTGAATTCCTTCTAGAAAAACTAGGAATAGATGAATCTAATCCACCATCTTTAATGAGAGGCCTACAAAG caAAAATTTCTCTGAAGATGATTTTGCTTCTGCattgagaaaaaaacaatctGCGTCTTGGGCTTTAAAATG TGTGAAGATTGGAGTTGATTATTTTAAAGTTGGACGCCATGTGGATGCTATGAATGAATACAATAAAGCTTTGGAAATAGACAAACAAAACGTGGAAGCTTTGGTAGCTCGTGGAGCACT ATATGCGACAAAAGGAAGTTTGAACAAAGCAATAGAAGATTTTGAGCTTGCATTAGAAAACTGTCCAACTCacagaaatgcaagaaaataCCTCTGCCAGACACTTGTAGAGAGAGGAGGACA gttagaagaagaagaaaagtttttaaatgctgaaagTTACTATAAGAAAGCTTTGGCTTTGGATGAGACTTTTAAAGATGCAGAGGATGCTTTGCAGAAACTTCATAAATATATGCAG AAATCTTTGGaattaagagaaaaacaagctgaaaaggaagaaaagcagaaaacaaagaaaatagaaacaagtgCAGAAAAGTTGCGTAAGCtcttaaaagaagagaagag gctaaagaagaaaagaagaaaatcaactTCTTCCTCTTCAAGTGTTTCTTCTGCTGATGAATCAGTGTCTTCATCatcatcctcttcctcttctggtCACAAAAGGCATAAGAAACATAAGAGGAACCGTTCAGAGTCTTCTCGCAGTTCCAGAAGGCATTCATCTAGGGCATCCTCAAGTCAGATAGATCAGAATAGGAAAGATGAGTGCTACCCAGTTCCAGCTAATACTTCAGCGTCTTTTCTTAACCATAAACAAGAAGTGGAGAAACTACTGGGGAAGCAGGATAGGTTACAGTATGAAAAGACAcagataaaagagaaagatagatGCCCTCTCTCTTCATCTTCACTTGAAATACCGGATGATTTTGGAG
- the TTC14 gene encoding tetratricopeptide repeat protein 14 isoform X8: MDRDLLRQSLNCHGSSLLSLLRSEQQDNPHFRSLLGSAAEPTRGPPPQQPLQGRKEKRVDNIEIQKFISKKADLLFALSWKSDAPATSEINEDSEDHYAVMPPLEQFMEIPSMDRRELFFRDIERGDIVIGRISSIREFGFFMVLICLGSGIMRDIAHLEITALCPLRDVPSHSNHGDPLSYYQTGDIIRAGIKDIDRYHEKLAVSLYSSSLPPHLSGIKLGVISSEELPLYYRRSVELNSNSLESYENIMQSSLGFVNPGVVEFLLEKLGIDESNPPSLMRGLQSKNFSEDDFASALRKKQSASWALKCVKIGVDYFKVGRHVDAMNEYNKALEIDKQNVEALVARGALYATKGSLNKAIEDFELALENCPTHRNARKYLCQTLVERGGQLEEEEKFLNAESYYKKALALDETFKDAEDALQKLHKYMQKSLELREKQAEKEEKQKTKKIETSAEKLRKLLKEEKRLKKKRRKSTSSSSSVSSADESVSSSSSSSSSGHKRHKKHKRNRSESSRSSRRHSSRASSSQIDQNRKDECYPVPANTSASFLNHKQEVEKLLGKQDRLQYEKTQIKEKDRCPLSSSSLEIPDDFGDNSLKVLFLHSITVYENSWVHLILLFERKICALNTWIIFIKIDFSVKLKIVSF, translated from the exons ATGGACCGGGACCTTCTGCGGCAGTCGCTAAATTGCCATGGGTCTTCTTTGCTCTCTCTACTCCGGAGCGAACAGCAGGATAATCCACACTTCCGAAGCCTCCTGGGGTCGGCCGCCGAGCCAACCCGGGGCCCGCCGCCCCAGCAGCCGTTGCAGGGCAG aaaagagaagagagttgACAACATCGAGATACAGAAATTCATCTCCAAAAAAGCAGATCTTCTTTTTGCACTTTCCTGGAAATCAGATGCACCTGCAACTTCTGAAATTAATGAAGATAGTGAAG atcattaTGCAGTCATGCCACCTTTAGAGCAATTCATGGAGATACCTAGTATGGATCGAAGAGAGCTGTTTTTCCGAGATATTGAGCGTGGTGATATAGTGATTGGAAGAATTAGTTCTATTCGGGAATTCGGTTTTTTCATGGTGTTGATCTGTTTAGGAAGTGGTATCATGAGAGATATAGCCCACTTAGAAATCACA GCTCTTTGTCCCTTAAGAGATGTGCCGTCTCACAGTAACCATGGGGATCCTTTATCATATTACCAAACTGGTGACATCATCCGAG ctggAATCAAGGATATTGACAGATACCACGAAAAGCTGGCAGTATCTCTATATAGCTCTTCTCTTCCACCACACCTATCTGGTATTAAATTAGGTGTAATTAGCTCTGAAGAGCTTCCTTTGTACTACAg gagaaGTGTTGAACTAAATAGCAATTCTTTGGAGTCCTATGAAAATATCATGCAGAGTTCCTTAGGATTTGTTAATCCAGGAGTAGTTGAATTCCTTCTAGAAAAACTAGGAATAGATGAATCTAATCCACCATCTTTAATGAGAGGCCTACAAAG caAAAATTTCTCTGAAGATGATTTTGCTTCTGCattgagaaaaaaacaatctGCGTCTTGGGCTTTAAAATG TGTGAAGATTGGAGTTGATTATTTTAAAGTTGGACGCCATGTGGATGCTATGAATGAATACAATAAAGCTTTGGAAATAGACAAACAAAACGTGGAAGCTTTGGTAGCTCGTGGAGCACT ATATGCGACAAAAGGAAGTTTGAACAAAGCAATAGAAGATTTTGAGCTTGCATTAGAAAACTGTCCAACTCacagaaatgcaagaaaataCCTCTGCCAGACACTTGTAGAGAGAGGAGGACA gttagaagaagaagaaaagtttttaaatgctgaaagTTACTATAAGAAAGCTTTGGCTTTGGATGAGACTTTTAAAGATGCAGAGGATGCTTTGCAGAAACTTCATAAATATATGCAG AAATCTTTGGaattaagagaaaaacaagctgaaaaggaagaaaagcagaaaacaaagaaaatagaaacaagtgCAGAAAAGTTGCGTAAGCtcttaaaagaagagaagag gctaaagaagaaaagaagaaaatcaactTCTTCCTCTTCAAGTGTTTCTTCTGCTGATGAATCAGTGTCTTCATCatcatcctcttcctcttctggtCACAAAAGGCATAAGAAACATAAGAGGAACCGTTCAGAGTCTTCTCGCAGTTCCAGAAGGCATTCATCTAGGGCATCCTCAAGTCAGATAGATCAGAATAGGAAAGATGAGTGCTACCCAGTTCCAGCTAATACTTCAGCGTCTTTTCTTAACCATAAACAAGAAGTGGAGAAACTACTGGGGAAGCAGGATAGGTTACAGTATGAAAAGACAcagataaaagagaaagatagatGCCCTCTCTCTTCATCTTCACTTGAAATACCGGATGATTTTGGAG ATAATTCTCTGAAAGTACTGTTTCTTCATTCAATTACGGTATATGAGAATTCCTGGGTCCATCTTATCCTGCTGTTTGAGAGAAAAATTTGTGCATTGAACACTTggatcatttttataaaaattgatttttctgttaaattaaaAATCGTCAGCTTTTGA
- the TTC14 gene encoding tetratricopeptide repeat protein 14 isoform X7 codes for MDRDLLRQSLNCHGSSLLSLLRSEQQDNPHFRSLLGSAAEPTRGPPPQQPLQGRKEKRVDNIEIQKFISKKADLLFALSWKSDAPATSEINEDSEDHYAVMPPLEQFMEIPSMDRRELFFRDIERGDIVIGRISSIREFGFFMVLICLGSGIMRDIAHLEITALCPLRDVPSHSNHGDPLSYYQTGDIIRAGIKDIDRYHEKLAVSLYSSSLPPHLSGIKLGVISSEELPLYYRRSVELNSNSLESYENIMQSSLGFVNPGVVEFLLEKLGIDESNPPSLMRGLQSKNFSEDDFASALRKKQSASWALKCVKIGVDYFKVGRHVDAMNEYNKALEIDKQNVEALVARGALYATKGSLNKAIEDFELALENCPTHRNARKYLCQTLVERGGQLEEEEKFLNAESYYKKALALDETFKDAEDALQKLHKYMQKSLELREKQAEKEEKQKTKKIETSAEKLRKLLKEEKRLKKKRRKSTSSSSSVSSADESVSSSSSSSSSGHKRHKKHKRNRSESSRSSRRHSSRASSSQIDQNRKDECYPVPANTSASFLNHKQEVEKLLGKQDRLQYEKTQIKEKDRCPLSSSSLEIPDDFGVYSYLFKKLPIKQPQAGPSGGIPEEGIVIIDDSSIHVTDPEDLQVGQDMEVEDSSIDDPDHG; via the exons ATGGACCGGGACCTTCTGCGGCAGTCGCTAAATTGCCATGGGTCTTCTTTGCTCTCTCTACTCCGGAGCGAACAGCAGGATAATCCACACTTCCGAAGCCTCCTGGGGTCGGCCGCCGAGCCAACCCGGGGCCCGCCGCCCCAGCAGCCGTTGCAGGGCAG aaaagagaagagagttgACAACATCGAGATACAGAAATTCATCTCCAAAAAAGCAGATCTTCTTTTTGCACTTTCCTGGAAATCAGATGCACCTGCAACTTCTGAAATTAATGAAGATAGTGAAG atcattaTGCAGTCATGCCACCTTTAGAGCAATTCATGGAGATACCTAGTATGGATCGAAGAGAGCTGTTTTTCCGAGATATTGAGCGTGGTGATATAGTGATTGGAAGAATTAGTTCTATTCGGGAATTCGGTTTTTTCATGGTGTTGATCTGTTTAGGAAGTGGTATCATGAGAGATATAGCCCACTTAGAAATCACA GCTCTTTGTCCCTTAAGAGATGTGCCGTCTCACAGTAACCATGGGGATCCTTTATCATATTACCAAACTGGTGACATCATCCGAG ctggAATCAAGGATATTGACAGATACCACGAAAAGCTGGCAGTATCTCTATATAGCTCTTCTCTTCCACCACACCTATCTGGTATTAAATTAGGTGTAATTAGCTCTGAAGAGCTTCCTTTGTACTACAg gagaaGTGTTGAACTAAATAGCAATTCTTTGGAGTCCTATGAAAATATCATGCAGAGTTCCTTAGGATTTGTTAATCCAGGAGTAGTTGAATTCCTTCTAGAAAAACTAGGAATAGATGAATCTAATCCACCATCTTTAATGAGAGGCCTACAAAG caAAAATTTCTCTGAAGATGATTTTGCTTCTGCattgagaaaaaaacaatctGCGTCTTGGGCTTTAAAATG TGTGAAGATTGGAGTTGATTATTTTAAAGTTGGACGCCATGTGGATGCTATGAATGAATACAATAAAGCTTTGGAAATAGACAAACAAAACGTGGAAGCTTTGGTAGCTCGTGGAGCACT ATATGCGACAAAAGGAAGTTTGAACAAAGCAATAGAAGATTTTGAGCTTGCATTAGAAAACTGTCCAACTCacagaaatgcaagaaaataCCTCTGCCAGACACTTGTAGAGAGAGGAGGACA gttagaagaagaagaaaagtttttaaatgctgaaagTTACTATAAGAAAGCTTTGGCTTTGGATGAGACTTTTAAAGATGCAGAGGATGCTTTGCAGAAACTTCATAAATATATGCAG AAATCTTTGGaattaagagaaaaacaagctgaaaaggaagaaaagcagaaaacaaagaaaatagaaacaagtgCAGAAAAGTTGCGTAAGCtcttaaaagaagagaagag gctaaagaagaaaagaagaaaatcaactTCTTCCTCTTCAAGTGTTTCTTCTGCTGATGAATCAGTGTCTTCATCatcatcctcttcctcttctggtCACAAAAGGCATAAGAAACATAAGAGGAACCGTTCAGAGTCTTCTCGCAGTTCCAGAAGGCATTCATCTAGGGCATCCTCAAGTCAGATAGATCAGAATAGGAAAGATGAGTGCTACCCAGTTCCAGCTAATACTTCAGCGTCTTTTCTTAACCATAAACAAGAAGTGGAGAAACTACTGGGGAAGCAGGATAGGTTACAGTATGAAAAGACAcagataaaagagaaagatagatGCCCTCTCTCTTCATCTTCACTTGAAATACCGGATGATTTTGGAG
- the TTC14 gene encoding tetratricopeptide repeat protein 14 isoform X9, whose protein sequence is MDRDLLRQSLNCHGSSLLSLLRSEQQDNPHFRSLLGSAAEPTRGPPPQQPLQGRKEKRVDNIEIQKFISKKADLLFALSWKSDAPATSEINEDSEDHYAVMPPLEQFMEIPSMDRRELFFRDIERGDIVIGRISSIREFGFFMVLICLGSGIMRDIAHLEITALCPLRDVPSHSNHGDPLSYYQTGDIIRAGIKDIDRYHEKLAVSLYSSSLPPHLSGIKLGVISSEELPLYYRRSVELNSNSLESYENIMQSSLGFVNPGVVEFLLEKLGIDESNPPSLMRGLQSKNFSEDDFASALRKKQSASWALKCVKIGVDYFKVGRHVDAMNEYNKALEIDKQNVEALVARGALYATKGSLNKAIEDFELALENCPTHRNARKYLCQTLVERGGQLEEEEKFLNAESYYKKALALDETFKDAEDALQKLHKYMQKSLELREKQAEKEEKQKTKKIETSAEKLRKLLKEEKRLKKKRRKSTSSSSSVSSADESVSSSSSSSSSGHKRHKKHKRNRSESSRSSRRHSSRASSSQIDQNRKDECYPVPANTSASFLNHKQEVEKLLGKQDRLQYEKTQIKEKDRCPLSSSSLEIPDDFGGRSEDPRDFCNSYRTQAGSSKTEKPYKSERHFSSRRNSSDSFCRNSEDKIYGYRRFEKDIEGRKEHYRRWEPGSVRHSTSPASSDYSWKSVEKYKKYTHSGSRDFSRHEQRYRLNTNQGEYEREDNYGEDVKTEVPEEDALSSKEHSESSVKKNLPQNLLNIFNQIAEFEKEKGNKSKN, encoded by the exons ATGGACCGGGACCTTCTGCGGCAGTCGCTAAATTGCCATGGGTCTTCTTTGCTCTCTCTACTCCGGAGCGAACAGCAGGATAATCCACACTTCCGAAGCCTCCTGGGGTCGGCCGCCGAGCCAACCCGGGGCCCGCCGCCCCAGCAGCCGTTGCAGGGCAG aaaagagaagagagttgACAACATCGAGATACAGAAATTCATCTCCAAAAAAGCAGATCTTCTTTTTGCACTTTCCTGGAAATCAGATGCACCTGCAACTTCTGAAATTAATGAAGATAGTGAAG atcattaTGCAGTCATGCCACCTTTAGAGCAATTCATGGAGATACCTAGTATGGATCGAAGAGAGCTGTTTTTCCGAGATATTGAGCGTGGTGATATAGTGATTGGAAGAATTAGTTCTATTCGGGAATTCGGTTTTTTCATGGTGTTGATCTGTTTAGGAAGTGGTATCATGAGAGATATAGCCCACTTAGAAATCACA GCTCTTTGTCCCTTAAGAGATGTGCCGTCTCACAGTAACCATGGGGATCCTTTATCATATTACCAAACTGGTGACATCATCCGAG ctggAATCAAGGATATTGACAGATACCACGAAAAGCTGGCAGTATCTCTATATAGCTCTTCTCTTCCACCACACCTATCTGGTATTAAATTAGGTGTAATTAGCTCTGAAGAGCTTCCTTTGTACTACAg gagaaGTGTTGAACTAAATAGCAATTCTTTGGAGTCCTATGAAAATATCATGCAGAGTTCCTTAGGATTTGTTAATCCAGGAGTAGTTGAATTCCTTCTAGAAAAACTAGGAATAGATGAATCTAATCCACCATCTTTAATGAGAGGCCTACAAAG caAAAATTTCTCTGAAGATGATTTTGCTTCTGCattgagaaaaaaacaatctGCGTCTTGGGCTTTAAAATG TGTGAAGATTGGAGTTGATTATTTTAAAGTTGGACGCCATGTGGATGCTATGAATGAATACAATAAAGCTTTGGAAATAGACAAACAAAACGTGGAAGCTTTGGTAGCTCGTGGAGCACT ATATGCGACAAAAGGAAGTTTGAACAAAGCAATAGAAGATTTTGAGCTTGCATTAGAAAACTGTCCAACTCacagaaatgcaagaaaataCCTCTGCCAGACACTTGTAGAGAGAGGAGGACA gttagaagaagaagaaaagtttttaaatgctgaaagTTACTATAAGAAAGCTTTGGCTTTGGATGAGACTTTTAAAGATGCAGAGGATGCTTTGCAGAAACTTCATAAATATATGCAG AAATCTTTGGaattaagagaaaaacaagctgaaaaggaagaaaagcagaaaacaaagaaaatagaaacaagtgCAGAAAAGTTGCGTAAGCtcttaaaagaagagaagag gctaaagaagaaaagaagaaaatcaactTCTTCCTCTTCAAGTGTTTCTTCTGCTGATGAATCAGTGTCTTCATCatcatcctcttcctcttctggtCACAAAAGGCATAAGAAACATAAGAGGAACCGTTCAGAGTCTTCTCGCAGTTCCAGAAGGCATTCATCTAGGGCATCCTCAAGTCAGATAGATCAGAATAGGAAAGATGAGTGCTACCCAGTTCCAGCTAATACTTCAGCGTCTTTTCTTAACCATAAACAAGAAGTGGAGAAACTACTGGGGAAGCAGGATAGGTTACAGTATGAAAAGACAcagataaaagagaaagatagatGCCCTCTCTCTTCATCTTCACTTGAAATACCGGATGATTTTGGAGGTAGGTCTGAAGATCCAAGAGATTTTTGTAATAGCTATAGAACCCAAGCAGGTAGTAGCAAAACAGAAAAGCCATATAAATCAGAAAGACATTTTTCTAGTAGAAGAAATTCCTCAGATTCCTTCTGTAGGAATTCAGAGGACAAGATTTATGGTTATAGGAGATTTGAAAAGGATATAGAGGGAAGAAAAGAGCACTATAGAAGGTGGGAACCAGGTTCTGTGAGGCATTCTACCTCGCCAGCAAGCTCAGACTACTCGTGGAAGTCAgttgagaaatacaaaaaatatactcACTCTGGATCACGTGATTTCAGTAGACATGAGCAAAGATACCGATTAAATACAAATCAAGGAGAATATGAAAGAGAGGACAATTATGGGGAGGATGTCAAAACAGAGGTTCCAGAAGAAGATGCACTAAGTAGCAAAGAACACTCAGAAAgcagtgttaaaaaaaatttacctcaGAATTTACTGAATATATTTAATCAGATAGctgaatttgaaaaagaaaaaggaaataagtcAAAAAATTAA
- the TTC14 gene encoding tetratricopeptide repeat protein 14 isoform X1, which produces MDRDLLRQSLNCHGSSLLSLLRSEQQDNPHFRSLLGSAAEPTRGPPPQQPLQGRKEKRVDNIEIQKFISKKADLLFALSWKSDAPATSEINEDSEDHYAVMPPLEQFMEIPSMDRRELFFRDIERGDIVIGRISSIREFGFFMVLICLGSGIMRDIAHLEITALCPLRDVPSHSNHGDPLSYYQTGDIIRAGIKDIDRYHEKLAVSLYSSSLPPHLSGIKLGVISSEELPLYYSKNFSEDDFASALRKKQSASWALKCVKIGVDYFKVGRHVDAMNEYNKALEIDKQNVEALVARGALYATKGSLNKAIEDFELALENCPTHRNARKYLCQTLVERGGQLEEEEKFLNAESYYKKALALDETFKDAEDALQKLHKYMQKSLELREKQAEKEEKQKTKKIETSAEKLRKLLKEEKRLKKKRRKSTSSSSSVSSADESVSSSSSSSSSGHKRHKKHKRNRSESSRSSRRHSSRASSSQIDQNRKDECYPVPANTSASFLNHKQEVEKLLGKQDRLQYEKTQIKEKDRCPLSSSSLEIPDDFGGRSEDPRDFCNSYRTQAGSSKTEKPYKSERHFSSRRNSSDSFCRNSEDKIYGYRRFEKDIEGRKEHYRRWEPGSVRHSTSPASSDYSWKSVEKYKKYTHSGSRDFSRHEQRYRLNTNQGEYEREDNYGEDVKTEVPEEDALSSKEHSESSVKKNLPQNLLNIFNQIAEFEKEKGNKSKN; this is translated from the exons ATGGACCGGGACCTTCTGCGGCAGTCGCTAAATTGCCATGGGTCTTCTTTGCTCTCTCTACTCCGGAGCGAACAGCAGGATAATCCACACTTCCGAAGCCTCCTGGGGTCGGCCGCCGAGCCAACCCGGGGCCCGCCGCCCCAGCAGCCGTTGCAGGGCAG aaaagagaagagagttgACAACATCGAGATACAGAAATTCATCTCCAAAAAAGCAGATCTTCTTTTTGCACTTTCCTGGAAATCAGATGCACCTGCAACTTCTGAAATTAATGAAGATAGTGAAG atcattaTGCAGTCATGCCACCTTTAGAGCAATTCATGGAGATACCTAGTATGGATCGAAGAGAGCTGTTTTTCCGAGATATTGAGCGTGGTGATATAGTGATTGGAAGAATTAGTTCTATTCGGGAATTCGGTTTTTTCATGGTGTTGATCTGTTTAGGAAGTGGTATCATGAGAGATATAGCCCACTTAGAAATCACA GCTCTTTGTCCCTTAAGAGATGTGCCGTCTCACAGTAACCATGGGGATCCTTTATCATATTACCAAACTGGTGACATCATCCGAG ctggAATCAAGGATATTGACAGATACCACGAAAAGCTGGCAGTATCTCTATATAGCTCTTCTCTTCCACCACACCTATCTGGTATTAAATTAGGTGTAATTAGCTCTGAAGAGCTTCCTTTGTACTACAg caAAAATTTCTCTGAAGATGATTTTGCTTCTGCattgagaaaaaaacaatctGCGTCTTGGGCTTTAAAATG TGTGAAGATTGGAGTTGATTATTTTAAAGTTGGACGCCATGTGGATGCTATGAATGAATACAATAAAGCTTTGGAAATAGACAAACAAAACGTGGAAGCTTTGGTAGCTCGTGGAGCACT ATATGCGACAAAAGGAAGTTTGAACAAAGCAATAGAAGATTTTGAGCTTGCATTAGAAAACTGTCCAACTCacagaaatgcaagaaaataCCTCTGCCAGACACTTGTAGAGAGAGGAGGACA gttagaagaagaagaaaagtttttaaatgctgaaagTTACTATAAGAAAGCTTTGGCTTTGGATGAGACTTTTAAAGATGCAGAGGATGCTTTGCAGAAACTTCATAAATATATGCAG AAATCTTTGGaattaagagaaaaacaagctgaaaaggaagaaaagcagaaaacaaagaaaatagaaacaagtgCAGAAAAGTTGCGTAAGCtcttaaaagaagagaagag gctaaagaagaaaagaagaaaatcaactTCTTCCTCTTCAAGTGTTTCTTCTGCTGATGAATCAGTGTCTTCATCatcatcctcttcctcttctggtCACAAAAGGCATAAGAAACATAAGAGGAACCGTTCAGAGTCTTCTCGCAGTTCCAGAAGGCATTCATCTAGGGCATCCTCAAGTCAGATAGATCAGAATAGGAAAGATGAGTGCTACCCAGTTCCAGCTAATACTTCAGCGTCTTTTCTTAACCATAAACAAGAAGTGGAGAAACTACTGGGGAAGCAGGATAGGTTACAGTATGAAAAGACAcagataaaagagaaagatagatGCCCTCTCTCTTCATCTTCACTTGAAATACCGGATGATTTTGGAGGTAGGTCTGAAGATCCAAGAGATTTTTGTAATAGCTATAGAACCCAAGCAGGTAGTAGCAAAACAGAAAAGCCATATAAATCAGAAAGACATTTTTCTAGTAGAAGAAATTCCTCAGATTCCTTCTGTAGGAATTCAGAGGACAAGATTTATGGTTATAGGAGATTTGAAAAGGATATAGAGGGAAGAAAAGAGCACTATAGAAGGTGGGAACCAGGTTCTGTGAGGCATTCTACCTCGCCAGCAAGCTCAGACTACTCGTGGAAGTCAgttgagaaatacaaaaaatatactcACTCTGGATCACGTGATTTCAGTAGACATGAGCAAAGATACCGATTAAATACAAATCAAGGAGAATATGAAAGAGAGGACAATTATGGGGAGGATGTCAAAACAGAGGTTCCAGAAGAAGATGCACTAAGTAGCAAAGAACACTCAGAAAgcagtgttaaaaaaaatttacctcaGAATTTACTGAATATATTTAATCAGATAGctgaatttgaaaaagaaaaaggaaataagtcAAAAAATTAA